Proteins from one Triticum aestivum cultivar Chinese Spring chromosome 7A, IWGSC CS RefSeq v2.1, whole genome shotgun sequence genomic window:
- the LOC123147772 gene encoding protein RETICULATA-RELATED 1, chloroplastic: MASAASLAVSHHLLPAAPARSQPRPPARLVRLPRTRLRVAAISSSPSPPSRRDRAAAGLERCLAATPAPAFAPPEMKGGRQRGSFGAATLQKAKLDLSQKRLKGVQPELATGGGGGDNGKRIGYGGGNSGDDDGDDDDYFEDSDDGDEESGFFRRRIIIQELFKREFVDAVLQEWYKTMSNLPAGLRQAHEMGLVSSSQMVKYLSMFGRPTKARYFSRAFPDFFSRDLVGRMLADPSFLHKMTFELLATVSTSVCWEMKNRKERFQEEWDLVFLNVVTATVCNLAVFSSLAPCRSYMIQKLPNNIFEKSYPFMRQFGLLRRTQSLFSKAAELCLGGLIVGSIQGGLSNILSAGRERRLSMTVPSISNNALSYGAYYGLYANLRYQILCGLDRSMANHFDVLGVTIFFGTAMRLLNIQIGELSRRAWLGEGADLLNSDNLLRTYNGPAAELGINQQAEWFMSKNAIVSGLELLGIKYGAPKDASPKLRRKRIVRKK, from the exons AtggcctccgccgcctccctcgccgtctcCCACCACCTCCTCCCCGCCGCGCCCGCCCGCTCGCAGCCCCGTCCGCCCGCCCGCCTCGTCCGCCTCCCCCGCACCCGCCTCCGGGTCGCCGCCATCTCCTCGTCCCCCTCGCCCCCCTCGCGGCGCGACCGCGCCGCGGCCGGCCTCGAGCGGTGCCTGGCCGCGACTCCGGCGCCGGCCTTCGCCCCGCCGGAGATGAAGGGCGGGAGGCAGCGCGGGTCGTTCGGGGCCGCCACGCTCCAGAAGGCCAAGCTCGACCTCTCCCAAAAGAGGCTCAAAGGCGTCCAGCCCGAG CtggcaactggtggtggtggtggagacaaTGGGAAACGAATTGGCTATGGTGGTGGTAATagtggagatgatgatggtgatgatgatgattactTTGAAGACTCTGACGATGGAGATGAAGAAAGTGGATTTTTCAGAAGGCGTATAATTATACAAGAG CTTTTTAAGAGGGAGTTTGTTGATGCCGTTCTTCAAGAGTGGTACAAAACAATGAGTAATTTGCCAGCTGGTTTGCGTCAAGCTCATGAGATG GGTTTGGTCAGCTCTTCTCAGATGGTCAAATATTTGTCAATGTTTGGAAGGCCCACAAAGGCTAGATATTTCTCTCGAGCCTTTCCGGACTTCTTCTCAAGAGACCTTGTTGGAAG AATGCTTGCAGATCCATCTTTCCTGCATAAGATGACCTTTGAGTTGCTAGCTACCGTTAGTACATCTGTTTGTTGGGAGATGAAAAATCGCAAGGAGAG GTTCCAAGAAGAATGGGATTTGGTGTTTCTCAATGTAGTTACTGCCACAGTTTGCAATTTAGCTGTTTTCAGTTCACTTGCGCCATGCCGCTCATATATGATCCAGAAACTTCCCAATAACATATTTGAGAAGAGCTATCCTTTCATGAGACAGTTTGGTCTTCTAAGAAGAACCCAGTCCCTCTTCAGCAAGGCTGCTGAGCTTTGCCTAGGTGGGCTAATTGTTGGCTCCATTCAAGGTGGTCTATCGAATATCCTTTCTGCTGGAAGAGAAAGACG GTTGTCGATGACTGTTCCTTCTATCAGCAACAATGCTCTTAGTTATGGAGCTTATTATGGGCTTTATGCAAATCTGCGGTATCAAATTTTATGTGGTCTTGATAGATCAATGGCAAACCATTTTGATGTCCTTGGTGTTACAATCTTTTTCGGCACAGCGATGAG GTTGCTGAATATTCAAATTGGGGAGCTATCGAGACGTGCCTGGCTTGGTGAGGGAGCAGATCTGCTTAACTCGGATAATTTGTTGAGAACATACAATGGCCCAGCAGCAGAGCTTGGCATCAATCAACAGGCAGAGTGGTTCATGTCCAAGAATGCAATTGTATCTGGCTTAGAACTTCTAGGCATCAAGTATGGTGCACCTAAAGATGCCTCTCCAAAGCTTCGGCGAAAAAGAATTGTCCGAAAGAAGTAG
- the LOC123147773 gene encoding CBBY-like protein: MNAMAAPATASTLLPARTYSSARPVARTAARCLPRRSGGESMLSPSPLRLSAGRTRRAEAARASAAGAGGAPAAALPAALLFDCDGVLVDTEKDGHRISFNETFAERELGVSWDVELYGELLKIGGGKERMTAHFNKTVWPAKALKTDEERKEFIASLHKRKTELFMALIEKKLLPLRPGVQRLIDEALGKGVKVAVCSTSNEKAVSAIVSCLLGPDRAEKITIFAGDVVPRKKPDPAIYLLAATTLEVDPSSCVVVEDSNIGLSAAKAAGMKCIVTKSGYTADEDFVIADAVFDCIGDPPEGRFDLEFCANLLQKQFVS, encoded by the exons ATGAACGCCAtggccgcccccgccaccgcctccACGTTGCTCCCGGCGAGGACCTACTCAAGCGCCCGCCCCGTCGCACGGACCGCTGCCCGGTGCCTCCCAAGAAGGTCAGGAGGAGAGAGCATGCTGTCGCCCTCCCCTCTCCGCTTGTCCGCCGGGAGAACGCGGCGAGCAGAGGCAGCTCGCGCGTCcgcggcgggcgcgggcggagcGCCGGCTGCAGCCCTGCCGGCGGCGCTGCTCTTCGACTGCGACGGCGTGCTCGTGGACACCGAGAAGGACGGCCACCGCATTTCCTTCAACGAGACTTTCGCCGAG AGGGAATTAGGTGTGAGCTGGGATGTTGAATTGTACGGAGAATTGCTCAAGATAGGTGGTGGGAAAGAAAG GATGACAGCACATTTCAACAAGACAGTGTGGCCAGCTAAAGCGCTAAAGACTGACGAAGAAAGAAAGGAATTTATTGCTTCTCTTCACAAGAGGAAAACAGAATTGTTTATGGCCCTAATTGAGAAGAAGTTGCTTCCTCTCCGTCCAGGTGTTCAAAG GTTAATTGATGAAGCTCTAGGAAAAGGGGTGAAAGTTGCAGTATGCAGTACTTCAAACGAGAAAGCT GTTTCAGCAATAGTATCGTGCTTACTGGGGCCCGACCGAGCAGAAAAGATTACCATATTTGCTGGGGATGTGGTTCCTCGCAAAAAACCTGATCCG GCAATCTACTTGCTAGCAGCAACTACATTGGAAGTTGATCCATCTAG CTGTGTTGTTGTTGAAGACAGTAACATAGGGCTTTCAGCGGCCAAAGCTGCTGGTATGAAGTGCATTGTAACAAAAAGCGG GTACACCGCCGACGAGGACTTCGTGATAGCGGACGCCGTGTTCGATTGCATCGGCGACCCTCCGGAAGGGCGCTTCGATTTAGAGTTCTGCGCCAACCTCCTCCAGAAACAATTCGTGAGCTGA